Proteins encoded in a region of the Clostridium butyricum genome:
- a CDS encoding CBS domain-containing protein, protein MNIAFFLTPKNEVVCENEDSTMRQVMEKMEHHGYTAIPLINREGKYVGTLTEGDLLWKLKNTPDLNFKNTESVKVKNIQRRISHKSVSITSNIEGLISLAINQNFVPVTDDNGIFIGIIKRSDIINYCYNEMEKRKEYEKQQFALYDEG, encoded by the coding sequence ATGAATATAGCCTTTTTTCTTACTCCTAAAAATGAAGTAGTGTGTGAAAATGAAGACTCAACAATGAGACAAGTAATGGAGAAAATGGAGCATCATGGATACACTGCAATTCCTCTTATTAATAGAGAAGGAAAGTATGTTGGAACATTAACAGAAGGAGATTTGCTTTGGAAGCTTAAAAATACTCCGGATTTAAATTTTAAAAATACTGAAAGTGTCAAAGTTAAAAATATTCAAAGAAGAATTTCTCATAAATCTGTATCAATAACATCGAATATTGAAGGGTTAATATCATTAGCAATTAATCAAAATTTCGTTCCAGTTACAGATGATAATGGGATTTTTATAGGAATAATTAAGAGAAGTGATATCATTAATTACTGCTATAATGAAATGGAAAAAAGAAAAGAATATGAAAAGCAGCAGTTTGCATTATATGATGAAGGTTAA